The window AAACGGTGCCGATGATGACGGCTCAGGCACCCCGTGGGCGGGATCCGGCGGAAGCGGATGCTGACCTCCGCCCTGAAACGTGGGGGGGCGGGTTGCGGCCGATGGGCCAGCCCTGGGAAGCGATCGGGTTCGGAGACCGGTCCGGCGCTCAACTTGCCTGGCGACGGTCAACTTGACGCCGGCGCAGGCCGATGGCATCCAAGCCCCCCTGCGCCCTATGCATAAAGGCCAGCAGCGGTCTGGGCAGCAGGGCGGAGAGGCTGTAGCGGGGCAGCGCCTCGAGGCTGTAAGGGGCACCATCGGCGATGGCATTGGCAGCCAGAATCCCGCTGCGAACCGCCGGGCCGATCCCCTCGCCAAGATCGCAGGTGGCGAGACCGGCGGCATCCCCGACCAGAAAGGCGTTGCCGCGCCGGGTGAGCCGTGCGCCATCGCGCAGGTAATAGGCATAACCTCGGGGCGCAAGCGGCAGATTCTCGTCGATCAGACCGGCCCGACGCAGCCTGGTGACCAGGCGGTCCCAATGCTGCTGGAGCGCCCCCACTTTTTGACGCAGCCCCTGGACCATCCCGCCCACACCGAGGTTCAGGTAGCCGTTCTGCTTGGGGACGTACCAGCTGTAGCCCGGCAGGCCTTTGTCGAAAAACCAGAGGTGACAGTCGCCGTCACGCCACCGATACGGCAGCTCCTGCTCCAGGGCGGCGACCTGCAGCCGCCTCGCCCGTGGATCGAACTCCCGGAACAGCGACCGGTAGACCGGGCAGGCGGTCCCGCCAGCGCCGACGAGGTAGTCGCACTGAAAGCGGCCGTCGATCTCGTAGCGGCCGGAGCGCGGCGCGATCCGCTTTACGGCGTGGGTGATCACCCGGGTCCCGGACCGCTTCAGGAGCCAGTCGTCAAACTCGAAGCGGCGGATGGAATGCTGGGGGGAGCGCACCTTCAGAGTCATTCCGAAAAGATGCGCGTGGATGACCTTGAAGGTCAGAAGCCGATGGGGATAGGCACCGATATCGATCTCAAGGTCGGACACCACCTGGGGGGTGATCCAGCCCGCACAGAGCTTGGTGCGCGGGAAAGCCGCTTTGTCCAGGATCAGACAATCGATGCCGCGCCGGCGCAACTGCCAGGCACAGGCCGCACCCGCGGGCCCTCCCCCGACGATGATGACATCTGCTCTGGTCATGCGGGGCTCCTCACAGTCCCGGGGGCAACCGTCCCCGGACGGCAGACAGCGCCCGGTCCAAGTGGGCCCTGGTCAAGCCCCGGACTGAGGCGGCGACTGATCCTGATAGAGATGGGCGCGGGTCCAGGCCATGTCGTTCTTGCTGGGTCGGGTGAACACGACCTGGTAGAGCTGCAGGCAACCGGCCCGGAAGCTCGCGATGGAGGCCGAGAGATAGAGCCGCCAGGCCCGCACGAAGAATTCGTCAAACATCCTGCGCGCCTTATCTGCGTGCCGTTCGTAGCGCGCCAGCCAATGCTCGA of the Desulfobacteraceae bacterium genome contains:
- a CDS encoding NAD(P)/FAD-dependent oxidoreductase, whose product is MTRADVIIVGGGPAGAACAWQLRRRGIDCLILDKAAFPRTKLCAGWITPQVVSDLEIDIGAYPHRLLTFKVIHAHLFGMTLKVRSPQHSIRRFEFDDWLLKRSGTRVITHAVKRIAPRSGRYEIDGRFQCDYLVGAGGTACPVYRSLFREFDPRARRLQVAALEQELPYRWRDGDCHLWFFDKGLPGYSWYVPKQNGYLNLGVGGMVQGLRQKVGALQQHWDRLVTRLRRAGLIDENLPLAPRGYAYYLRDGARLTRRGNAFLVGDAAGLATCDLGEGIGPAVRSGILAANAIADGAPYSLEALPRYSLSALLPRPLLAFMHRAQGGLDAIGLRRRQVDRRQAS